One Chitinophagaceae bacterium C216 genomic window carries:
- the metXA gene encoding Homoserine O-acetyltransferase produces the protein MDHKIFTHTGAFQLESGAVLQKLHLAYTTYGQLNENKDNVVWIFHALTANSKPHEWWPEMVGEGRVFDPAKYFIICVNMPGSCYGSISPLDINPDTGAPYYHDFPFFTIRDMVQAYRLLQKELGVDKIKIGIGGSTGGQQLLEWAVQDPDLFSYIIPIATNAVHSPWGKAFNASQRFAIEADSTWWEKKEDAGKKGLEVARSIALLSYRTDIAYNKTQADLNDEMIEGFRSESYQRYQGEKLSKRFNAFSYYALTKSMDSHNLGRGRGGVQAALHTIKAKTLVLSLEGDILFPLYEQEFLAQHIPNARVKLINSDYGHDGFLLEFEQLTAAISSFIEQGELCK, from the coding sequence ATGGATCATAAGATATTTACACACACAGGAGCGTTTCAATTGGAAAGTGGAGCAGTTTTGCAGAAACTGCATCTGGCCTACACTACGTATGGTCAGCTGAATGAAAATAAAGATAATGTGGTATGGATATTCCATGCTCTTACAGCTAACAGCAAACCACATGAATGGTGGCCGGAAATGGTGGGGGAAGGACGTGTATTTGATCCAGCCAAGTATTTTATCATTTGTGTGAATATGCCGGGTAGCTGTTATGGAAGTATTAGTCCGCTGGACATCAATCCCGATACGGGCGCACCCTACTATCACGATTTTCCTTTCTTTACCATAAGAGATATGGTACAGGCTTATCGCTTGTTGCAAAAAGAGCTTGGTGTCGATAAAATAAAAATTGGTATTGGAGGCAGCACAGGAGGGCAACAGTTATTGGAGTGGGCTGTACAGGATCCAGATCTGTTTTCCTATATTATACCCATTGCAACGAATGCGGTTCATTCTCCATGGGGAAAGGCATTCAATGCTTCGCAACGGTTTGCTATTGAAGCAGACAGTACTTGGTGGGAAAAGAAAGAAGATGCCGGAAAAAAAGGTCTGGAAGTAGCACGCAGTATTGCGTTACTATCTTATCGCACCGATATCGCTTATAATAAAACCCAGGCTGACCTCAATGATGAAATGATAGAAGGATTCAGAAGCGAAAGCTATCAGCGTTATCAAGGCGAAAAGCTTTCAAAAAGATTCAACGCATTTAGCTATTATGCTCTTACTAAAAGTATGGACTCCCATAATCTGGGAAGAGGCAGAGGCGGTGTGCAAGCTGCATTGCATACTATCAAAGCCAAGACTTTAGTGTTAAGCTTGGAAGGTGATATATTATTCCCATTGTATGAGCAGGAGTTTTTGGCGCAGCATATTCCCAATGCCCGTGTAAAACTGATTAATTCTGATTATGGACATGATGGATTCTTGCTTGAATTTGAGCAGCTCACTGCAGCTATCAGTAGCTTTATTGAGCAGGGAGAATTGTGTAAATAA
- the hom gene encoding Homoserine dehydrogenase has protein sequence MSKHRQLVIGMFGFGVVGEGLYRVLEQTPSLSAYIKKVCIKHPDKKRNAPSSLFTTDKDEILQDEEINVVVEVIDDANAAFDIVKTALLNKKDVVSSSKKMIAEHLQELLELQQKTGRSFLYESSACASIPAIRNLEEYYDNDLLHSIRAIVNGSTNFILTKMFDERLGFREALLLAQQQGFAESNPTLDVEGYDALNKWTIFLCHAYGIVTTPDQILFTGIQNIHKSDAAVAKSRGQQIRLVAQAKKLVEGGVAAFVLPQFVTADNPLSFVRNEYNGVVIESGFADQQFFYGKGAGSFPTASAVLSDLSALRYDYKYEYKKLYHHEPNQLNDDIYLRVYVSFSDIKFVPTDDFEWIEQWHAQEDRKYLSGVIALLKLKKNPWWKENGTSLILEPDSILESIEERRLKKKSLELAGLL, from the coding sequence ATGAGCAAACATAGACAGCTAGTAATAGGAATGTTTGGATTTGGAGTAGTGGGAGAAGGCTTGTACAGAGTGCTGGAACAAACCCCCTCCTTAAGTGCATACATTAAAAAAGTATGTATCAAGCATCCTGATAAAAAAAGAAATGCTCCTTCATCATTGTTCACAACTGATAAAGACGAAATACTGCAGGATGAAGAAATTAATGTTGTCGTAGAAGTTATCGATGATGCAAATGCAGCATTTGATATCGTAAAAACAGCATTGCTGAACAAAAAGGATGTAGTGAGCTCCAGTAAAAAGATGATAGCAGAGCATCTGCAGGAGTTATTGGAACTACAACAAAAAACCGGCCGTTCCTTCCTATATGAATCTTCCGCATGTGCATCCATTCCGGCTATTAGAAATCTGGAAGAATACTACGATAACGACTTATTACATAGTATCCGGGCTATTGTAAACGGCAGTACCAACTTTATTTTGACGAAGATGTTTGATGAGCGTCTTGGCTTCAGAGAGGCTTTATTACTAGCACAACAGCAGGGTTTTGCCGAAAGTAATCCTACGTTGGATGTGGAAGGATACGATGCACTGAACAAATGGACGATATTTTTATGTCATGCTTATGGGATTGTTACCACACCCGATCAAATTCTCTTTACAGGAATACAAAACATACATAAATCGGATGCGGCAGTGGCCAAGTCTCGAGGTCAACAGATAAGGCTGGTAGCACAAGCTAAAAAGCTGGTGGAAGGTGGCGTGGCTGCTTTTGTGCTGCCACAGTTCGTGACCGCCGATAATCCTTTATCGTTTGTAAGAAACGAATATAACGGAGTGGTGATAGAAAGCGGATTTGCCGATCAACAATTTTTCTATGGAAAAGGCGCAGGTAGTTTTCCTACAGCCTCAGCAGTATTGAGTGATTTGTCTGCACTTAGGTATGATTATAAATACGAATATAAAAAATTATATCATCATGAGCCCAACCAATTGAATGATGACATATATTTGCGCGTCTACGTAAGCTTCAGTGATATAAAATTTGTGCCCACCGATGATTTTGAATGGATAGAACAATGGCATGCTCAGGAAGACCGGAAATATCTCTCAGGAGTAATCGCGCTACTCAAACTTAAGAAAAACCCCTGGTGGAAAGAAAATGGCACTTCTTTAATACTAGAACCAGATTCTATTCTGGAAAGTATTGAGGAACGACGACTGAAAAAGAAAAGTCTAGAACTTGCAGGTTTGCTATAA
- the thyA gene encoding Thymidylate synthase has protein sequence MQQYLQLLQHILDNGVQKTDRTGTGTISVFGYQMRFDLQKGFPLVTTKRVHLKSIIYELLWFLRGDTNIGYLKEHGVTIWDEWADENGNLGPVYGKQWRSWEGKDGKVIDQISELVEQIKKTPDSRRLIVSAWNVGELAEMALMPCHTLFQFYVANGRLSCQLYQRSADVFLGVPFNIASYALLTMMIAQVCDLQPGEFIHTFGDVHIYNNHLEQVKLQLSREPYPLPTMKLNPEVKNIFDFRYEDFVLEGYQHHPAIKAPVAV, from the coding sequence ATGCAACAATACCTTCAGCTACTTCAGCATATTTTGGATAATGGTGTACAGAAAACCGATCGTACTGGTACAGGTACTATCAGTGTGTTTGGTTATCAAATGCGCTTCGACCTGCAAAAAGGTTTTCCCCTAGTTACTACTAAAAGAGTACATCTAAAAAGTATTATTTATGAGTTGTTATGGTTTTTGAGAGGGGATACGAATATCGGTTATCTGAAAGAACATGGTGTAACCATCTGGGATGAATGGGCTGATGAAAACGGTAATCTAGGTCCTGTATATGGCAAACAATGGCGTAGCTGGGAAGGGAAGGATGGTAAAGTGATTGATCAGATTAGTGAACTAGTTGAACAAATAAAGAAAACGCCGGATAGCCGCAGGCTGATTGTTAGTGCCTGGAATGTGGGGGAGCTTGCGGAAATGGCCTTGATGCCTTGTCATACGCTGTTCCAATTTTATGTGGCGAACGGAAGGCTTTCCTGTCAGCTCTACCAGCGGAGTGCTGATGTATTCTTAGGGGTGCCTTTCAATATAGCATCCTATGCATTACTTACCATGATGATTGCACAGGTTTGTGATTTGCAGCCAGGAGAGTTTATTCATACCTTTGGCGATGTACATATTTATAACAATCATCTGGAGCAGGTAAAGCTGCAGTTGAGTAGGGAGCCCTATCCATTACCTACCATGAAACTTAATCCGGAGGTGAAAAATATTTTCGACTTTCGGTACGAAGATTTTGTGTTGGAAGGATATCAGCATCATCCGGCAATTAAAGCTCCGGTTGCTGTATAA
- a CDS encoding IS1595 family transposase ISSsu9, whose amino-acid sequence MNISLVVAASNNNVIGKDNGLVWNLPDDMKHFKNVTWGMPVVMGRKTFESFKRPLPGRKNIVLSKQKDLKIEGAIVLNTMKDVEFLVKEMDVKELMVIGGGEIYKMYYPKANKIYMTRVDTVIEGDTFFPPIDEKEWRLVSSIKNTADERHAYDFTYELWERK is encoded by the coding sequence ATGAATATCTCTCTGGTAGTAGCAGCGTCCAACAACAACGTAATAGGTAAGGATAACGGGCTAGTGTGGAATCTGCCTGATGATATGAAGCATTTTAAAAATGTTACTTGGGGGATGCCTGTTGTGATGGGGCGTAAGACGTTTGAAAGTTTTAAACGACCTTTACCAGGAAGGAAAAATATTGTGCTAAGCAAGCAAAAGGATTTAAAGATTGAAGGTGCGATCGTACTGAATACAATGAAGGATGTAGAATTTTTGGTGAAGGAAATGGACGTGAAAGAGCTGATGGTAATTGGAGGCGGAGAGATTTATAAAATGTATTATCCCAAAGCTAACAAGATATATATGACTAGGGTGGATACGGTGATAGAAGGCGATACCTTTTTCCCACCTATTGATGAAAAAGAGTGGCGCTTGGTAAGCAGTATCAAGAATACCGCAGATGAACGTCATGCATACGATTTTACGTATGAGCTATGGGAAAGAAAATGA
- the trmR_1 gene encoding tRNA 5-hydroxyuridine methyltransferase: MVYSPLQAAAKYFQFYIHAANSKGHGTHSPFVFEFITKVMNDFTKYEDYERVEVIRTRMLADNTELLIQDLGAGSAITSSNRRSVASIAKTTVKPRKFGQLLYRMVKYYQPRTILELGTSLGITTSYLALANPQAKVITIEGASTIAAKARENFAALGLTNVESIIGNFDDILESVLMQNPGIDFVFLDGNHRQEPTERYFRQLLPHVHNDTLLIFDDIHWSKEMDNAWANIVQHEAVTCDIDLFYIGIISFRKEFKEKQRFAIRF; this comes from the coding sequence TTGGTATATTCACCATTACAAGCTGCAGCTAAGTATTTCCAATTTTACATACATGCTGCCAATAGTAAAGGGCATGGAACGCATTCGCCCTTTGTATTTGAATTTATCACAAAAGTGATGAACGATTTTACGAAGTATGAGGATTATGAAAGAGTAGAAGTGATACGTACCCGCATGTTGGCGGATAACACAGAACTTCTGATACAAGACTTAGGAGCTGGTTCTGCTATTACATCTTCCAACAGAAGAAGTGTGGCCTCTATCGCAAAAACTACAGTAAAACCTAGAAAGTTTGGTCAATTACTGTATCGTATGGTGAAGTATTATCAGCCACGCACTATACTGGAGCTAGGCACTTCTTTGGGTATTACTACCAGTTATTTGGCTTTAGCCAATCCGCAGGCCAAAGTGATCACTATTGAGGGAGCATCTACCATTGCTGCAAAAGCGCGTGAGAACTTTGCAGCTTTGGGTCTTACCAATGTTGAAAGTATTATAGGTAATTTTGATGATATATTGGAGTCTGTTTTAATGCAAAACCCAGGTATCGACTTTGTCTTTCTCGATGGTAATCATCGACAGGAGCCGACGGAAAGGTATTTCAGGCAGTTATTACCCCATGTGCATAATGATACATTGCTAATATTTGACGATATTCACTGGAGCAAAGAAATGGATAATGCCTGGGCTAATATTGTGCAACATGAAGCGGTGACCTGTGATATTGATTTGTTCTATATTGGCATCATTAGTTTTCGCAAAGAGTTTAAAGAAAAACAGCGTTTTGCTATTCGTTTTTAA
- the rsmF gene encoding Ribosomal RNA small subunit methyltransferase F, whose protein sequence is MFRKVQIPQPLIQSLQGVEGFDEAAFLNVHTSATPITSIRVHPQKSEAIHDIFSGSIERVPWSSHGYYLSERPSFTFDPLFHAGCYYVQEASSMFIEQVLQQTVDLSKPLKILDLCAAPGGKSTLIQSLLSKSSLLVSNEVIRQRVNVLKDNIVKWGCNNVIVTHNDPRDFAKLKGFFDVIVVDAPCSGSGLFKKDEDAIKEWSENNVILCSQRQQRILADVMPALKENGIIIYSTCSYSKEEDEDILDWLSTAFSLSNIRLDTKPEWHIVETTSQLRNYGYRFWPHLLRGEGFFVAAFRKNDGEKFKNKTRFVSRPVTRQLAMQLDSWMDISEQELQNVKGSIYAWPKVMYEDYDLLLQHLRVVYSGTLAGALVHNKFIPDHALAMSPLIHTEVSGTEVDASTAIAYLQRKNIEIPGLDAGWNVIRYRGHNLGWVNVLPTRINNYYPKELRILKEKP, encoded by the coding sequence TTGTTTCGAAAAGTGCAAATCCCTCAGCCATTAATTCAATCGTTGCAAGGTGTGGAAGGCTTTGATGAAGCGGCTTTTCTGAACGTGCATACATCGGCAACACCCATTACTTCCATTCGAGTTCATCCACAGAAGTCGGAAGCAATCCATGATATTTTCTCCGGCTCCATAGAAAGGGTTCCTTGGTCCTCTCATGGATATTATTTATCGGAACGTCCTTCATTTACATTTGATCCGTTATTTCATGCCGGTTGTTATTATGTGCAAGAAGCCAGCAGCATGTTTATAGAGCAGGTATTACAGCAAACGGTGGATTTATCCAAACCCTTAAAAATACTGGATCTATGTGCAGCGCCGGGAGGGAAATCTACACTTATTCAGTCCTTACTGTCCAAAAGCAGTCTGCTAGTAAGCAACGAGGTGATCCGGCAGCGTGTGAATGTATTGAAGGATAATATCGTGAAATGGGGATGTAACAATGTAATTGTAACCCATAATGATCCGCGTGATTTTGCTAAGCTCAAGGGGTTTTTCGATGTGATTGTAGTGGATGCACCTTGTAGCGGCAGTGGCTTGTTTAAAAAGGACGAAGATGCGATTAAGGAGTGGAGCGAAAATAACGTGATCCTGTGTAGTCAACGTCAGCAAAGGATTCTGGCCGATGTAATGCCCGCATTGAAGGAGAATGGGATTATAATCTACTCTACCTGCTCCTATTCGAAGGAGGAAGATGAGGATATACTGGATTGGCTGTCGACTGCATTCAGTTTGTCAAATATCCGTTTAGATACCAAGCCGGAATGGCATATTGTAGAAACGACATCTCAGCTACGTAATTATGGTTATCGTTTCTGGCCCCATCTATTACGTGGTGAAGGTTTTTTTGTTGCTGCTTTTCGGAAGAATGATGGTGAAAAGTTTAAGAATAAAACCCGCTTTGTAAGCCGGCCTGTAACGCGACAGTTGGCCATGCAGCTTGATTCGTGGATGGATATTTCGGAGCAAGAACTCCAGAATGTAAAAGGAAGTATTTATGCCTGGCCCAAAGTAATGTATGAAGATTATGATTTGTTACTACAGCATCTGAGGGTGGTTTATTCAGGTACGCTGGCAGGAGCATTGGTGCATAATAAATTTATTCCTGATCATGCGCTGGCCATGAGCCCACTCATTCATACTGAAGTATCGGGTACAGAAGTGGATGCCAGCACTGCTATTGCTTACCTACAAAGGAAGAATATTGAGATACCCGGACTTGATGCCGGCTGGAATGTTATCAGATATAGGGGGCATAACTTGGGTTGGGTAAATGTATTACCTACCCGCATCAATAATTATTATCCCAAGGAATTACGCATTCTCAAAGAAAAACCATAA